The region GTCTAGAGCTGATGATCATCTCGGTACCTCGATACTTTCTGCGTGTCATGATGGACTGGCCAGTAGATACTAGCTTATGCTTTGCTGTTCATCAGTAGAGATCAACAAAGGGAAGGTGGGGTAATAGCCGACTAGGCGAGGGCACCACTGAGGCTTTAGCCCTGGAGTGCATATGCCCTTATAGAAGGAAAACAGCAGCCATCTCTTCCACTGAGAATTGACCACATTTGCATAACGCTGACCTGCCGAATCCGCAACAAGCTCGTACCAAATGTATTATTGAGCGCCATCCCTCGGTTGATATTGCCTTGTTGCGTTATGGAGCGGCGGTGCTCTGTTCTGAGATGAAGGCTTACGGGGAGCTTATCTCCAACTCCTGGAGAGGGCAATCATTCTGCATTGCCTACAGCGAGTGCAGTATGCACTTTTCGTGTTACTGTCTATGGACTCAGATACCGAATAGAACTAGGCGTAGCTCATGCAGTGGATACCATTCGGTTATTCATATCTCAGAAGCAACTCATAGAATGACATGCAATCCTCTTCTATCAAACACCGACGTCAGGGTCTCTCTCCAACGCTGCCTCCAAGACGGTGTATatagttctttttttttgattttttgaACCCCAGAATCTCACATCCGAAGACTAAAAGACCCCGCCACCAACTTCTCCTTGACGGGTTCACAGGATAAAAGCGTTCGAGGTCAGCTCTCACATAACCTTGTAGTTGTCATAGGTCTAGAGTGCTTGGGCGTTGCTTTAGCTGGTCAATGTAAGAACCTATAGTATTCTAGGGTATTTTGTTCGTCGGATATTCTCTGCTAGATGAAAAGATCAATTCCTGGCTGTTTACATCGTTTCGGCTGTTTGAATAAAATTAAACCCCAAGAAGCCTTTTCCGAGCCCAAACTGGATATATATCCATGTTACAGGCTGGTGCCTTTGTTGTGGCCAGTTTGTTAGAATCAACGCTTTGCAACTCTACGCAGGCCATGATTAAAGAGCTATTTTAACTTTGAATAGTTAATAGGAATATCACTTACTACCTCAAAGCCCTAACTACAACTAAAGCATCACAAGAGTGTTGTCCGCCTCATCCGATCAATCGGATAGTGAACCTCCATCGGCCCGACACCCTTCTCCATAGACAGTTTACCCTGACATTACAGCATCAATTTATTTCTACTCTGTACTTGAAGctcaaaaaaagaaaaaaagcgaAATAATCAAACCAGCTATCATATCAAGGAAATCAGTAACAAAGCTCTGAATTGAAACCGCCGAAATGTCCTACAACATAACCTCCTCCCCCGCGCTCTCCCCCAACGCCTCCAACAAAATGATCTCCTTCCTGGAATCCTTTTACCGCACCAGCGACGACGAATCTCAGCACGACGCATACGTCGACTCCTTCACCAAGGATGCAACACTGATTATGGGCCCCAAGACCGCCAAGGGCTCGGATGGTACGCAATTCCTCCATACTACAGCGAAGGTGCGAGGTTCACTAATAAACGAGTGATGATATAGAAATCCGCACACTCCGCCACGGCCTCTGGACGCATGTTGCGTCGCGCAAGCATACGCCGACTAAGGTCTTCTTCGGtggagatgatgagctcATGCTCTATGGGACGGTGAAGTATACCCTGCGGGCGAACCCAGAGGGGCAGGTTGAGGTTCCGTGGGCGGGGAGAGTGGTGTTTGGGGAGGAAGGGAAGATGAAGTTTTATCAGGTTTATCTGGTGagtttttctctcttccttctttctggTGTTTATGTGGTGGGAAGATGGGGAGCGTGAATTTGCTGACAAGGTGTTGTATAGGATCCTTCGGCTCAGTCTGGGAAGAAATAGAGTGGGGTTTGGTTCCTGATATCAAAGATATAAGGGTGATGGGTTTACGAGTACTACTGGACGGACCGGATACTTCAAATAGCTGAGCCATATCGTTACGCATGATCTATTCTCGACACCAAGGTGCAAGCGACGGATACGCAGGAGACGTCAACATCAGGGTGTTAGGGTGTTTTTATTGCCCTCCAATTGAACATGGGAATATGAAACATAAGAAATTTAGAACTCAGTTCATTCCTCTCAGTAGCATCAACCCGCTCCGCTTCGCCTGTCCCTTGTGCCGTAGAGCCAGCCCTTGTTTCATTTCACCCTGGTCTCCTCAAGTCGAAATGATTCTTCCGTGGATATAGAGGTAGGAGGtaaaaaaagaggaaaaaaggTAGAACGTCAGGACTTTTTCATTAGTTTAGAATCCGACACTAATTTACTCGTCATCCGactcctcctcgtcaacagTGGTCTTGGCAATTCGGTCAAGATCACGCTGGCCAGACTGGGTGATGCGGCGGCCACCCTTGTCCTCGTCCTGCTCGAGGACACCGATCTTCTCAAGGGACTGGAGGACCTTGCGCTCGACGGCGCCGGAGGCGTCAACGTGGTGGGCGGGGCGGGCACCACGGTTCCTGGTAGAGCCGTGAACCTTGCGCAGGCGGCCAACACCGACGGTCTTGCGGAGGTAGATGTGACGGGCGACGGCGGCAGCGCGGACGTAGTACCAGTCGGCGTCCTGGGGAGGGAGTTCgttggaggcggaggtcTTGACAGTGTCAACCCAACCTAAGCAGCACAGTTAGCGACCAATCCTCTCGAAATTTCGGAGCAAGGATGACGAACCAGGGATGGGGAGCTTGCCCTGACGCTTCAGGAAAGCAGCGTAGGCTGTGATGAACTTTTGCGACTATATCGAGAATAAAATCAGCACACATTCAGATCTGACGAATCTGTAACCGCCCGCTCTTTCTCCTGGCAACGGTTGTTTCCTGTGCAAATTCGTTTCCCTTTTTTCATATCGGTATCATTGCTGTCatggtcgtggtcgtggtcgtggtcgcAGATCAAATCGTAATCCGCAATTCAAACTCTTGATACCCCCGGCCGATAGAAAACCACTGAATCTTTCGACTAGACTGTCGTATCCCCTCCGTCCATTGCCGTGTTCATTCGTGCCTTGATCCGTAATCGATTGACTCCGTTTCCCCCTCTTGATGCCACTTCCGTTGCCAGGGTAAAGATGCAAAAAGAAATAGGTAAATGACAACTTACGTCGACATCTCGAACCGTGACTCCGCCCATTTTGACGAATTTGACCTCGGAGAGTAAAGGCGTACGGGGGGTTGAAAGGGCGAGTAGGATGGTTGTCGGCGTTGAGAGTCGATCAAGTCAATCGAAAATTGCACGCACACAAACGGGGTTCAACCTCTGGTAATTCGGCTGACTTGTGGTGGGCGCTTCGCTTAGCCTTTAGCCTGTTTGGGACTAGCCGTACCCTAAGCATGCTCTGGCCTGAGGCATAAATTTATGATGGTGTTCATAGTTACTAAGCATCATATAAGCTACTAGCGTGGATTGGTGATACCAGCAACAGGCATGAGCAATGAGGAACAGAATTGATACTAAGTAGTGGCGGGAGACTCACTTTCATTCCTCATTATTGACAATGCCGCTAGGCTAGAGGGGCAACGTAGAGGCGATTTTGGTTTGCAACCATCTCGATCAGCTGTGCAATGCACGGGGAAATATGGATATCTGTCAGCGGATCGGAGAGATTACTCAGTGGAAAGCTACGAGCGTGCTCTATGTCTGAAGATAATTATGCAAAGAAGTTGTGAGATAAAGAAGAGCCTTGAAAATGGCCTCCGAGACCTTAAATACTGCTACGTAGGACACCTTTTGGAAAATCAAGGGTGAGAGCGTTGCCGCACGCCTCCCGCTACCCCCCAGAAACCTCCATATTCAATGGTCATGCAATGTTCCTTAAAAATAGCCATGTCATTTAGAATGCCCTGATCCTGGCGCCTCTGGCTAAATCCAAAGGATAAAGCCACAAACTAAACGATTGGGTGATGGATGATCACTGAGGTTGTATTTCCTGACAGCTGGGTTCCCGAAGGAACTTCACCCGGGCATAAGCTGATTCCCACCATCCCTGACGGTTCGCTCTGGAATACAGGGACATTATCGCAACCAAAGCAGAGTCTGCATGTTCAACGTGCAGGATCCATCTCGATAAAATAATCCCGGGCTGGGTGTTGACTTGCCTAAAGGTGACTGGGAACCACCTCAGCTAAAGAGACACTCTTAAAAATCATCAAGTTCGGCCATGGTCTATGCGCCGTGGGCGTGCTTCGAGGCTGAGACCCCTTGATCATCGGCTGAGAAGTCTCTTCTTTTGGTCAAGCGTGCCCCAATCATCGTGCGCAGGCTGGTTCAGCATATCCCCAACCTGGGGCGATTCATATGTCTCGGCTTTGTTGGGGCCACAACTCAATCCTCGTCACGGTCGTTGCCAATTGGTCCAATGCTTTGTGGTCGCCGATATCTCTGAAGAGGGAAATGCAGTTTCTCAAGCTTTATGAACCGCTCAACTGCACACGCGGCCTCCCAAGCAGCCCTCTCCCGATGCTGGTTTATCAGGTCAATGCGAGACTGTGAGTCTCTCGGGTTGAAAAGAACATTTAAATCTGCCACAACATCTGGACTGGCATAGTCCTTGTACCCCATTATGGCATCCCTTATCGGGGAGATGCTTGTGAATTGTCTGCCAGTGCCATGCTGGGATTTCCCGGCTGGGGACCGACGCCTCCCATGGGCCTATTGGAGAGGCctttttgctgctgttgattcTTTCAGAACGCTTGCCGCCACCCCGTTTTTGTTGACAGGAAGCAGCGTGGTCTTGACTACAAGACGCTTCACGGTACCGTGCCCGATTTTCCGAGGCACCCAATGGGGGCATGTAGCTAGTGGCAGATGTCCCCGACAACGGCGCATACCCAACTTGGTGGTGTTGTCTGTCGTATCAGGACATTTACCAAATAGTTCAGTGGGTCCTGGGCTAGCAGTTGCTGGATGATAGCAAACTGCTGACCCTACTTCTGGGGCCTGTCTGGCGTAGTGTGGCGACTCAGACAGAGTCTTGGACTCTAGAGTTAGCTTGTTGTTCCTCAATATCTTGTTGATGTGCTAGACATCCTGAACTTACCTTAATCCAGCCCATAGAATTTCCTCCAAAGCAGGACACCTGCCCACTGGCGGAGTTGGCCCCGGAGGCGCGATTCCAAAAAACCAGCGTCAGTTGGCAAGGGGCTTTGCTGGGTTTAAATAGACGAGGAGATGGCCGGGAATCCAACGAGGGAAACTAGCTTATTGAAAATTGTATTACTTTTGTAGGTTATTAAGGAGAGTGAAAGCTGGATTTGAGGTGTCGAGGTGGTCAAGTGGTGAGTTGAGGACGAGAGCTTTCACggagttagggctagaaCGGTGAAGCGCTTTGGTGACTTGAGCTGAGCGATCATGGATTGTCAACATTCCTGCTTGAAGCTAACCTCGAATGCAATCAGAAGTAGGGCCATGAACGACTCTAGCGGGATACTGTCACACTGTATAGAGCCCGATTCCACGCGCAAGTGACGTAGACGGGAACGACTTTTGTCTTTGCTCCCTGGTTCTCATCTTGTTCATCCTTTGAGTGCTATTTCAAATAAATATCGAGGCAATAGGATATTGACGCTGGGCTCCCACTACCCCGCTTGAAGTTCCAAAACCTGCGTTAAGTTAAAGTCATTCACCGATACCTTCATGTCCGCAAGCAAGAACACATGAAGTACTCTGGTATAGGAGACTTCCACTTATGTGGGGATAGATAGCAGGTGATGGTGAACGACCCAGACACCGGGATGCTTAATAAGAGTCTCACCAGAGAGTTGCAGCTCGCATAGAATGGCTTGGTATAATGGCCACATTAGCAGACAAATTATGAACAGTTAATCGTCGGCCAGAAGTCcatctcaacctccaaaAGTGACCATCTAGATGTTGACAAATCAGAGACGAGATAATCTGCTGACTTCCGCAGTGTTTGTTCCCCGCAATCGGACTCTTCGCCGGTTCGCCGCAACTCCGACCTGTGGACCACACATTATTGCCCTTTGATGAGCTTCTTAGATAAATAGGACCCTGCCCGGCGATTCTCTCGCTCGATTGATGTGCAACGAAGCAATCCCTGCGTTCTGACCACCCCGACCATGGACCCCACCAACCCCGCCAAGTACATCGACTTCCCTGTCCTTCCTGACGACGCAAAACATGCCGATGGCAGTCCAGCATTGAACCGTCACTCTACACACATCACCCGCGGCCATGACTTCCCCGGGGCGAAGGTACGTGTCAGGCCTTAAGTCTCCTGTAATCACCAATCTGACTGGTTCAAATCATAGGCCATGCTATACGCCGCCGGCGTTCCTGACAAGGAATCCATGGCTAAAAGCCCCCAAGTTGGAATTGCATCGGTCTGGTGGGAGGGAAACCCCTGTAACATGCATCTAATGGACCTCGCTACGACTGCGAAAAAAGCGATATCTGACCGCGGAATGATCGGATGGCAATACAATACCATTGGAGTGAGCGATGCGATCTCAATGGGCAGCGAAGGTACGTCTTGTGGTGGCCGATGCGATTATATAAGGGACAATTAGTTCTGACCTAGAGTTAGGTATGCGGTTTTCGCTTCAATCCCGTGAGATAATCGCCGACAGTGTTGAGACCGTTACTTGCGCTCAGTACCACGATGCCTGCATTGCTATCCCGGGCTGTGACAAGAACATGCCAGGAGTAGTAATGGGTATGGCGAGACACAACCGGCCATCCATAATGATCTACGGTGGGACAATACAGAAAGGTTATTCCGACACGCTTCGCAAGCACGTCAGCGTTTCCACGTGCTTTGAAGCTGCAGGCGCGTACGCATATGATACCCTACGCCAAccggatgatggaggtgataCAAGCAAAACAAAGGATGATATCATGGATGACCTAGAAAAGCATGCTTGCCCCAGCGCGGGTGCATGCGGAGGCATGTTCACCGCAAATACAATGGCCACTGCAATTGAATCTATGGGATTGTCCCTGCCGGGATCGTCATCAACGCCTGCGTCGTCACCGTCTAAGATGCGAGAATGTGTCAAGGCAGCCGACGCTATCAAAACCTGCCTTGAAAAGAATATCCGGCCCCGCGACTTGCTCACCAAGAAATCGTTTGAGAACGCATTGGTAATAACCATGGCTTTAGGAGGATCTACCAACGGAGTGCTGCATTTCCTGGGAATGGCGGGGACTGCTGGGGTTAACCTCACGTTGGATGATATCCAAAGAGTCAGCAACAAGATCCCCTTTATTGCAGACCTCTCTCCCAGCGGGCGGTTCTACATGGCCGATCTATACGAGATCGGCGGAATTCCCTCCGTTCAGAAGCTCCTCATCGCAGCAGGCTTAATGGACGGTGATATTCCGACAATCACAGGCAAGACCCTGGCCGAAAACGTAGCCTCACACCCATCACTACCGCAAGACCAAGTTATAATCCGACCCCTAAACAACCCCATCAAATCAACCGGCCatatccaaatcctcaaaGGCAACCTCGCCCCCGGTGGCGCTGTCGCCAAAATCACAGGAAAAGAGGGGACCAAGTTCACCGGCAAAGCACGCGTCTTCAACAAAGAACACGAACTCAATGATGCCCTCACACAAGGCAAGATCCCGCGCGGCGAGAatctcgtcctcatcgttCGCTACGAAGGACCCAAGGGTGGTCCAGGCATGCCCGAACAACTCAAAGCCAGCGCGGCGCTTATGGGAGCTAAACTCACCAACATCGCACTCATCACTGACGGGCGGTATTCCGGTGCCTCGCATGGCTTCATTGTTGGCCACATCGTGCCAGAGGCGGCAGTGGGAGGTCCAATTGCTGTTGTTCAGGATGGGGATTTGGTCACCATTAACGCAGAACGGAATGAACTCAGCATGGATGTTTCGGATGAGGAAATCCAGCGGCGCTTGAAGGAGTGGAAGCCACCGGCGCCGAATGTTACTCGTGGTGTGCTGGCGAAGTATAGGCAGTTGGTTGGGGATGCTTCGTCTGGTGCTATGACGGATCTGTTTTGATTGATGGCGAGTTGGTTTGGTTAGTAGCGCCTAAGTATCCCAATCGATCCCACGAGTGTACTCTCAAATCGGTTTTAATTCAATCGCATCACTCTGAAATTCTAGATCTCCACTCTACTCTCTATTTCTAGTGCCCAATTTTCAGTCACGGGCTTACTTACTACCCTTGACAATGCTGGCGCCATGAGATGCAAAACCATCCCGAACACTGCAGGCAGTGCACGAAGCTCatactaatactatagtGTCAAGGACGTTTACTTCAATGGGAGGATGGGGCCTATCCGGAAATCGATTTGCCAGGGGCATTATATACGTTTGAACCATGGacgaaagagaaaaaaaggaaagaaagaaagcaagagagAGAAACAATGGCACGGTACAGGCTGTAGAATCTTAGACTCATGACTCAACTCAAGGGACCTCCAAGTTTCCCTGATTCACCATGTAGCCATTCAGCCTGTAGTCGGCAAGTGCAGACCCAGACTACCTGCATAGACGGACTGACAATTTCAGTGCTCTATGTTGAGATAAGACGAAGTATATAGAAGTGTTATCAGAACTACTAGTAGTGAGCGCCATCATTATGGGCTTGCATAAGAATTTACACCCACAGCTTTTTTGCCTCGTCTCGGCCATGGTTGAAGGGAAATATTTGAGCTGTCTCCTCCcgatactatataaattcGAGAATCGGTATTAGTTACCACCATCTGTACATAGTGCAGCCACAAATGCTTGACTGTAATCTGGGTGGACGTTGTGCTTCGATTCTGAAAATGCTGAACTGGCAGAGGACGGTGAAGTAATTGCTGGCAGTGATGCCATTGATTACAGCTCTATGTAGGTATCTGTCCCGTTTTTCGGTTTGAAGTCGATGTGAGCTTGGAAGCTCGCATCTCATCATTTTCCTTCAAACACGCTTATTACCCCGTATAAACCTAATATTAGCACAAAATTTGGATCCACAGGCTAGTTCTACCGGCTCACTCACCGACTGTCTGTTGATCATCATGACTTGAAACTGATGATTGTCGAGCAGAAAGTCACCTGGTAATAATAGTTACCCACCTGGTTAACGGCAGGCGCTGAGTCATCGGCCACGGGATGCAGAGCTTATCCATGAGTGGGCGTCATCGGtctattatttttactttgctgctctttcttcctctggatTGGTACGAACGGCCAATTTCACGATGCTGCTTCTCCGACTGTGACAGGCTCAGATTATAGTcgtatcatcatcgtcatcaagGAGTCTCCTGAGTTTGATTGCCCAACTCCGGTCGGGCGACCGACTGTTGCACCGGACGGCTTCTTTGTCCGCGCTTGGCTCCAAGTTGGTTTACCAGTCACTCGTTACCTGTCTTGGGCTGCCCGCATTGCGTTTTCTTATTTAGATCAGTATGTGCTTGGTGTGGCTTAGCTGAGAAAACCCTTTGCAGTATTGCTAACTCGATTACAGCAAATATAGCAGGTTTTCATGTCCTTCTTGGGCTAGTTCCACCACCGGGAACCTTCCGCGAGGCTCAGCTCAACGATACTCAGGAAAAGGACCAGTTTGGACGGTGGAACTTGAGGAAACGCTCCGCAACCATCTGATCCCAGGCGGACGGTCAACGTGCTGCATCCTTGGTACTCATTGGTCCACAGCTCTTTTAAAAGTACGGAGCAGCCAGGGCTAGGATCTATCATCCTCCTAGCGTCTCACTTGTTCTGAGGGACCCGCCCCATCGCCTCACTATTTGCGCATTTCCTCCAAAGAGCTCTCATCTTTCCGTCTCGTGGAGAGTTCGATTCGCATTCCAGAACGGATCCTCGTCACCCCTGTTTGTTCTATGACCTGGCCCCTTTGATGCGCCGGACTCTCGCCCTTTGGGCTAGATCattaactttatataaacgTCGGAGTCCGAAGCAAATGCCATTATGAACTCTCCCAATACTAACTCACGTTTACCACCCGTTTCCCGGTTAGGGCCACCCAACACGAACGTTTTGCGACTCCTTCGGTCCAGTATCTCTTCCACTCTTTTAGAGATAGCTCCCTTTGTCGCATtcactttttcttttcatggTTTTGATCTGGACCCGACAGTGCACCAGGGTGAGGTGATCTTCTTGACCACCTGCATTGTTGTTATGGCAGGGTGCGGGTTCCTCTCTTCGCTCCTGCAGCGCAAAGGTTATGCACAGTCGTCCAGGGGACGGTTTCGTCGGTCTCAACAGAGACACGTTCGTAAGAGTTCCGCTGGGACAGTGACCTCCTCTGACGAGGATGGTTATGAAAGCTCGGGGTCATGGCAACATGTTAACGAACAACACCCCAGCCAGGGGGTGCACCAGAAAGGCGAAGAGCCGCAGGATGGTGGGTACTCTTTGAATATCATTCATAACTCATGTGAAGCTGATGGAATCCTTAGCGGTCGATACAGACCCTGGCCTCCTGAAAAAGCATTCGAGTTATCTCTCTTACTCGACCTCTGTCGCCGAATACAAATCAATCAGAACATTCTACCGCCCACACCCTCAAATGGACAAGTTTCCGACCAAGCCATCACCGATCCCCCTTCTGGTGTTCGTCCACGGCCTAGGCGGGTCCCTGGCGCAGTTTAACCATCTTCTTACAAGTCTGTCAAATGTTGGACCCTGTTTTGGAATCGACTTACCGGGCTGTGGATTATCGTCTTTCTCTCCTACCTCGTGGGATGCGTACAAAGTCGAGGCTTTAGCAGAGTTGCTCGCCACGGCCATTGACCAACATCGAGACAAAGCTGCCGGTCAAAAAGTGGTCCTTGTTGCGCATAGTCTAGGCTGCTCTCTTTCAGCAATGCTGACCTCATCCACCTCACCTTTCAGCTTTGATTTGAAGGACCATGTCCTTGGCCTCGTTGCTGTCTGCCCCCGTGCATCACCCCCTTCGCCCAAGGACGCCTCCTCGTACCGGCGCTTGCTATATATCCCTGGACCTGTATTTGATCTCTGGAGGTCTTGGGATAGGCGGGGGGGCTTGAGCAGCAACAGCGTCACTAGGCTTGTTGGGGTGGATGCCGATGCAGAGACCCGCGGCCTTCAGGTCCGTTATAACAAACAAAGCAAGACGCCGGTTTGGAGGCGTATGGCATGGGGTACACTTCCGCATGCCGGACCTGATGGCGCACGGACTGGTGGTCTTCCTGGCAAGGAGATTTGGGCTGGTGTGCACGTCCCTATCTTACTGGTGGGCGGCGAATCAGACACAGTGACCAAGCCAATCGAACTCCAGAAACTTCTCAAGTTCTttggtgatgctgaagtGAGCTCTGAAATTCA is a window of Aspergillus puulaauensis MK2 DNA, chromosome 4, nearly complete sequence DNA encoding:
- a CDS encoding uncharacterized protein (COG:S;~EggNog:ENOG410PQQ8;~InterPro:IPR032710), translated to MSYNITSSPALSPNASNKMISFLESFYRTSDDESQHDAYVDSFTKDATLIMGPKTAKGSDEIRTLRHGLWTHVASRKHTPTKVFFGGDDELMLYGTVKYTLRANPEGQVEVPWAGRVVFGEEGKMKFYQVYLDPSAQSGKK
- the RPS19 gene encoding 40S ribosomal protein eS19 (COG:J;~EggNog:ENOG410PMW7;~InterPro:IPR038111,IPR018277,IPR001266,IPR036390;~PFAM:PF01090;~go_component: GO:0005840 - ribosome [Evidence IEA];~go_function: GO:0003735 - structural constituent of ribosome [Evidence IEA];~go_process: GO:0006412 - translation [Evidence IEA]), which codes for MGGVTVRDVDSQKFITAYAAFLKRQGKLPIPGWVDTVKTSASNELPPQDADWYYVRAAAVARHIYLRKTVGVGRLRKVHGSTRNRGARPAHHVDASGAVERKVLQSLEKIGVLEQDEDKGGRRITQSGQRDLDRIAKTTVDEEESDDE
- the ilv3B gene encoding putative mitochondrial dihydroxy acid dehydratase (COG:E;~EggNog:ENOG410PKQ6;~InterPro:IPR004404,IPR000581,IPR037237,IPR042096, IPR020558;~PFAM:PF00920;~go_function: GO:0003824 - catalytic activity [Evidence IEA];~go_function: GO:0004160 - dihydroxy-acid dehydratase activity [Evidence IEA];~go_process: GO:0009082 - branched-chain amino acid biosynthetic process [Evidence IEA]), giving the protein MDPTNPAKYIDFPVLPDDAKHADGSPALNRHSTHITRGHDFPGAKAMLYAAGVPDKESMAKSPQVGIASVWWEGNPCNMHLMDLATTAKKAISDRGMIGWQYNTIGVSDAISMGSEGMRFSLQSREIIADSVETVTCAQYHDACIAIPGCDKNMPGVVMGMARHNRPSIMIYGGTIQKGYSDTLRKHVSVSTCFEAAGAYAYDTLRQPDDGGDTSKTKDDIMDDLEKHACPSAGACGGMFTANTMATAIESMGLSLPGSSSTPASSPSKMRECVKAADAIKTCLEKNIRPRDLLTKKSFENALVITMALGGSTNGVLHFLGMAGTAGVNLTLDDIQRVSNKIPFIADLSPSGRFYMADLYEIGGIPSVQKLLIAAGLMDGDIPTITGKTLAENVASHPSLPQDQVIIRPLNNPIKSTGHIQILKGNLAPGGAVAKITGKEGTKFTGKARVFNKEHELNDALTQGKIPRGENLVLIVRYEGPKGGPGMPEQLKASAALMGAKLTNIALITDGRYSGASHGFIVGHIVPEAAVGGPIAVVQDGDLVTINAERNELSMDVSDEEIQRRLKEWKPPAPNVTRGVLAKYRQLVGDASSGAMTDLF
- a CDS encoding RNA 5'-triphosphatase domain-containing protein (COG:V;~EggNog:ENOG410PI32;~InterPro:IPR020422,IPR000073,IPR029021,IPR029058, IPR016130,IPR000387,IPR000340;~PFAM:PF12146,PF00561,PF00782,PF12697;~TransMembrane:2 (i34-51o63-82i);~go_function: GO:0004725 - protein tyrosine phosphatase activity [Evidence IEA];~go_function: GO:0008138 - protein tyrosine/serine/threonine phosphatase activity [Evidence IEA];~go_function: GO:0016791 - phosphatase activity [Evidence IEA];~go_process: GO:0006470 - protein dephosphorylation [Evidence IEA];~go_process: GO:0016311 - dephosphorylation [Evidence IEA]), which codes for MNSPNTNSRLPPVSRLGPPNTNVLRLLRSSISSTLLEIAPFVAFTFSFHGFDLDPTVHQGEVIFLTTCIVVMAGCGFLSSLLQRKGYAQSSRGRFRRSQQRHVRKSSAGTVTSSDEDGYESSGSWQHVNEQHPSQGVHQKGEEPQDAVDTDPGLLKKHSSYLSYSTSVAEYKSIRTFYRPHPQMDKFPTKPSPIPLLVFVHGLGGSLAQFNHLLTSLSNVGPCFGIDLPGCGLSSFSPTSWDAYKVEALAELLATAIDQHRDKAAGQKVVLVAHSLGCSLSAMLTSSTSPFSFDLKDHVLGLVAVCPRASPPSPKDASSYRRLLYIPGPVFDLWRSWDRRGGLSSNSVTRLVGVDADAETRGLQVRYNKQSKTPVWRRMAWGTLPHAGPDGARTGGLPGKEIWAGVHVPILLVGGESDTVTKPIELQKLLKFFGDAEVSSEIHGQAPGSPDSLAHEEKFGIEPQHYEKNITNGLIGSVKVKRSVKTVILPAPASHALLYDRATYRTLAGIIQDFVAQHADHRLNLGWQLQYLNTSGKWDVKNLAKWKKVPPVSARIADTFVALKMLREVDEEHNPVLFSKAHRAGIYAVIDISHENPVYNPASLEAGGIHYHKYPTVSKIPPTPDEVRDFIFLVDRLQNEITNKMEKSTDPRPVVGVHCHYGFNRTGFLIVSYLIERCGFGVQEAIDEFERRRPPGIRHGHFIDTLFVRYCVGLKRAPTL